The stretch of DNA TTTCTCTTTCTTGTTGTAACTGCTGTCCCCTCTTCTTGATGAGTTGGGATCGCTGGAACCGTCGGAGTATTTTCGGACTGCTTCATAGTCGAACTCCTTTCGAACTGAAAACAGTATGCCAGAGACGCCCTGAGCCAAACGAGGCTTTTAATGTTAGAATTTCCTCATGAAAGCGGGATGAGAATAAATACTCTACCTAAATAAAGGACGCACCACCCATAACGGGCCGATCAAAAGGAACTGCAAGTCCTTAAAAAACGAAGGTTTTTTGCCTTCGATCTTGTGGCCAATGAACTGGCCAATCCACGCCACGACAAAGAGCGCCGCCAGAACCCAAAAAGGTTCGACCAGTCGCGCCAAATTCTCGAACAAAATGTAAGAAATGCCCAGCTGAACCAACATCACGAGGAATGCTTTAAACCCCAAACTTAAATACCAAGCCAAAGCCACCAAAAGCAGAATCTCCCCCGCCCTTAACGGGCCCAAGGCATAAGGGATTAAAAGTAGAAATCCAACGACGGTAAAGAAAATCACCGGCACGCATATTTTATGAATGATTTGGTTTTGTCGATTCTTATGGCTTTCGCCGTATTCAATCATCCATTGATCTAAAGTCTTCATAATCCGACTCCTTTAGTTCATTAAGACCGAACTTTATTTTTGAATCGCCAGAGGTCCTACCATCGTGGCTCCGGCCGGAACATCACGAGTGACCACGGCATTAGCACCAATCATGGCATTATCCCCGATCCTGATCGGCCCTAAGACCTTAGCCCCCGTGCCGATCAATACATGATTACCCACGGTGGGGTGGCGCTTTACGGGATCAAACTTAAGGCCCCCTAAAGTCACTCCATGAAAGATAATACAATCATCGCCGATCACGGCCGTTTCGCCAATAACTACACCCACGCCATGATCTATTACGAGACGGCGACCGACCGTCGCGCCCGGATGAATCTCAATTCCTGTCATCCAACGAGAAATTTCAGCCACCAACCGAGCTAAGAA from Bdellovibrio bacteriovorus encodes:
- the epsC gene encoding serine O-acetyltransferase EpsC produces the protein MLNAVHELLKTYKNYDPAAKSLLEIALLYPGPKALGFHRIAHALYKSHLYFLARLVAEISRWMTGIEIHPGATVGRRLVIDHGVGVVIGETAVIGDDCIIFHGVTLGGLKFDPVKRHPTVGNHVLIGTGAKVLGPIRIGDNAMIGANAVVTRDVPAGATMVGPLAIQK
- a CDS encoding DUF962 domain-containing protein: MKTLDQWMIEYGESHKNRQNQIIHKICVPVIFFTVVGFLLLIPYALGPLRAGEILLLVALAWYLSLGFKAFLVMLVQLGISYILFENLARLVEPFWVLAALFVVAWIGQFIGHKIEGKKPSFFKDLQFLLIGPLWVVRPLFR